A region of Sugiyamaella lignohabitans strain CBS 10342 chromosome A, complete sequence DNA encodes the following proteins:
- the POL92 gene encoding polyprotein of L1-like non-LTR retrotransposon Zorro 3 (allele of CaO19.8194), with translation MVGELTTENVVTIQIGQLYITNIYNRISEDIHPVEYYKTLLPQIPELIIIAGDFNLHHPMWQSTEHVTREANSWADWVNDNGLLLATVPNVPTHIFGNTIDLTFTTPNITITPEKSEDVGSDHYLQKWRIDTNPLDIELLQTYGGRYNYKRADWENFEKVLNSRAAMVTIPKELRGYSNGKSTHKVADRYASKLIGLLCNCLDETVPKLKIVPRSKRWWTPELRQAKRDVGRARRRARSKPTEENIRLRQQANEEYASKILEAKNTTWNSFLASRRGGEIYDAHKMIKPREQESVMPALRLETGELAQTFEEQEDELYRGLFPHVTPSTRRVLKVVKTGQWKSLRTQEIEDAIRDQAPHKAPGPDGVKTVAIKRAWVVKRFRKLLKGLLKYCIRVGYHPKCFREGITVVIPKRKRDPTLARSYRPITLLSTLGKVLEKIMQRRLTALTSGMLPVDQYGGRHGSSAVEAAHKLVHHAEKRMKRGQVTSVLAIDIKGAFDHVHRDTLLDTMGGMGLPTAVQNWVYQFMRGRRTSLVIDGKRTKERRIATGIPQGSPISPLLFLIYTSPLYPLIKSMGGKVIGFIDDITIYVSSTRYAENTAKLSNILARCHEWATSAHAFIDYGEKLGFMHIAKRVTPKGCRRLILPTGERIQATGSLRLLGVTIDRQLKFDEHAKSVISKGQSALNIIRRLGGVTRGVTGATMRCLYKSCVRPILEYASPIWYNRIGKGLKEAIQRIQNAALRSILGAYKPTAIDSLHRDAEIPPVEHRMLETEQYYLVRLHRDLHRYNPHRIRARKLYSGTILGDRLDELYRTVEATDIKKDRYRLWKPPWASRDSEAISKASSQKKSIRKEIRSQCYQKWEIEYTQSPKGAFYRSFTAPRLYSTKHANALRPFLYESPRGELSKLVQLRTGMGAMGSFFQRFRISNRRYDCRCGVEETVEHILRDCPLTEEHRQILREASRELDLPSLLDTRKGLKAVASFLKANPSLLS, from the coding sequence ATGGTGGGGGAACTCACCACCGAGAATGTGGTAACTATCCAAATTGGTCAACTTTATATCACTAACATCTACAACCGCATAAGCGAAGATATCCACCCAGTGGAATATTACAAGACTTTACTTCCTCAAATTCCAGAACTCATTATTatcgcaggagattttaatcttcatcatcccaTGTGGCAGAGCACTGAGCACGTCACCCGAGAGGCAAATAGCTGGGCAGACTGGGTTAACGACAATGGACTCCTACTAGCTACGGTGCCGAATGTTCCAACTCATATTTTTGGCAATACGATTGATTTAACATTCACAACCCCAAACATAACCATCACGCCAGAGAAGAGTGAAGATGTAGGCTCCGACCATTACCTTCAGAAATGGAGGATCGACACCAATCCATTAGACATTGAGTTGCTTCAAACCTATGGTGGAAGGTACAATTATAAGCGGGCTGATTGGGAAAATTTCGAGAAGGTTTTGAACTCCCGAGCGGCTATGGTAACCATTCCTAAGGAACTCCGGGGCTACAGCAATGGAAAATCTACACACAAAGTCGCAGACAGATACGCCTCAAAGCTTATTGGATTGCTCTGTAACTGTTTGGATGAGACGGTGCCAAAATTGAAGATTGTTCCTAGGAGCAAGAGGTGGTGGACACCTGAATTACGACAGGCCAAGCGCGACGTTGGTAGAGCTCGAAGACGAGCTCGCAGTAAGCCCACTGAGGAGAATATAAGGCTGCGGCAGCAAGCTAATGAGGAGTATGCCTCTAAGATTCTAGAGGCTAAGAACACCACCTGGAACTCATTCCTCGCCTCACGTCGTGGAGGCGAAATTTATGACGCACATAAGATGATCAAACCTCGCGAACAAGAATCGGTAATGCCCGCCCTCCGGTTGGAAACCGGCGAATTGGCTCAAACATTTGAAGAGCAGGAAGACGAACTTTATCGGGGATTGTTTCCGCATGTCACGCCGTCGACGAGAAGAGTGCTCAAAGTGGTCAAAACCGGCCAATGGAAGAGCCTACGTACGCAAGAAATCGAAGACGCCATACGCGATCAAGCGCCTCACAAGGCTCCCGGGCCTGATGGAGTCAAAACCGTCGCTATCAAAAGAGCGTGGGTAGTGAAACGCTTCCGTAAATTGCTGAAGGGCCTTCTAAAGTACTGCATTAGAGTTGGCTATCATCCAAAATGCTTTCGAGAAGGAATCACTGTCGTTATTCCCAAACGAAAGCGAGATCCTACATTGGCGCGGTCCTACCGGCCGATTACACTACTGAGTACACTAGGCAAAGTTCTGGAGAAGATTATGCAACGTCGACTGACAGCTCTAACCAGTGGAATGCTGCCAGTAGATCAGTATGGTGGTCGCCATGGCTCCTCCGCAGTGGAAGCAGCCCACAAGCTTGTGCATCACGCTGAAAAACGAATGAAGAGGGGTCAGGTTACTTCAGTCCTTGCCATAGATATCAAAGGAGCTTTTGATCACGTCCACCGGGACACGCTCCTCGACACTATGGGGGGAATGGGGCTACCTACAGCAGTGCAGAACTGGGTTTACCAATTCATGAGAGGAAGACGAACAAGCCTGGTGATTGATGGGAAGCGTACCAAAGAGCGTAGAATAGCAACGGGTATTCCTCAGGGCTCGCCCATATCCCCACTACTATTCCTGATATACACGAGCCCGCTATATCCGTTGATCAAAAGCATGGGCGGCAAAGTCATTGGATTCATTGACGATATCACCATCTATGTATCGAGCACCAGATACGCAGAAAACACGGCCAAGCTGAGCAATATCTTGGCTCGATGCCATGAATGGGCAACTTCAGCACATGCGTTTATTGACTACGGCGAGAAGCTGGGATTCATGCACATTGCGAAACGTGTAACTCCAAAGGGGTGTAGGCGGCTCATACTCCCCACGGGGGAGAGAATTCAGGCAACTGGCTCCCTAAGGTTATTAGGAGTCACTATAGACCGCCAACTTAAGTTCGACGAGCACGCTAAATCAGTAATCAGCAAAGGCCAGTCAGCGTTAAATATCATTCGTCGCTTGGGAGGAGTTACTCGAGGAGTAACTGGCGCTACCATGAGATGCCTCTACAAAAGCTGTGTTAGGCCGATACTCGAGTATGCCAGTCCAATTTGGTACAATCGAATCGGCAAAGGATTAAAAGAGGCTATCCAAAGGATCCAAAATGCAGCTCTTCGAAGTATCTTAGGGGCCTACAAACCAACGGCCATTGACAGCCTCCACCGAGACGCGGAAATCCCCCCTGTTGAGCATAGAATGCTGGAAACCGaacaatattatttagtACGACTCCATCGTGACCTTCATAGGTATAACCCCCACCGCATTCGAGCTAGAAAGCTATATTCTGGAACCATACTGGGTGACCGATTGGATGAATTGTATAGGACAGTTGAAGCTACGGACATCAAAAAGGACAGGTACAGACTTTGGAAACCCCCGTGGGCTTCCAGAGACAGTGAAGCCATATCCAAAGCaagcagccagaagaaatctaTACGCAAGGAAATTAGATCACAATGCTACCAAAAATGGGAGATAGAGTACACTCAGTCGCCGAAAGGAGCTTTTTACCGGTCCTTCACAGCTCCCCGGCTCTACTCTACAAAGCACGCGAATGCACTGCGACCTTTTCTTTATGAAAGTCCGCGAGGAGAACTAAGCAAGTTGGTTCAGTTAAGAACGGGTATGGGTGCAATGGGCTCGTTCTTTCAGAGATTTCGAATCAGTAATCGTAGATATGATTGCCGATgtggagttgaagaaacggtGGAGCATATCCTCCGCGACTGTCCACTTACTGAAGAACATCGACAGATCCTCCGCGAAGCATCCCGTGAGTTGGATCTaccatctcttcttgataccCGAAAGGGTCTCAAAGCGGTCGCCTCCTTCCTTAAGGCGAATCCGTCACTTTTAAGCTAA